From Corynebacterium aquatimens:
AAATCACTCAGCGCCTCCCCAAGCGCGTGGAACGCCGGCGTATAGCCAAGGGTTTCGCGCTCAACGGCGTCTAAAATAGCGGCCTTCACGGGCGCCGCGGTAGGAAAGTCACTTTCGGCGACCCAGAGCGGCAACACGTCGTCGGGGTATTGCGTCCACTTTCGCGTTCCGCGACGGCGGAGCGTGTTCAAATCCGGAAACTGCATGGCACCAACTTACGCCCTCTTCCCGCACCGATGGTGCGTTAAGTCGGTGCCCGCAGGCTACGACTTGAAACCGAATGCCTTTAAGCGTTTGCGGTCGGCGGCGGAAGACGAAGCGGTGAGCGCTAAAAGCTCTGAGTAAATGCCGCCTGACGTTGCCAGTTCGGCGGGTGAACCGATTTCGTCGATCCGGCCGTCTTTGAAGGTGATGATGGTGTCCACGCCCGCGATCGTCGATAAGCGGTGGGCAATCATGATCGTCGTGCGGTCCTTCATCAACTCATCAAGGCCTGCTTGAACCGCGCGTTCGGACTTCGTGTCCAGCGCTGATGTTGCTTCATCGAGCACCAGCACCGGAGCGTCTTTGAGCATCGCGCGTGCAACAGCGACGCGTTGTTTCTGACCGCCGGACAGGCGCAGCCCGCGTTCGCCGATCACGGTGTCGTAGCCGTCGGTAAAACCGGAAATGAAGTCGTGCGCGTTGGCGCGCTTGGCCACCTGGGTGATTTCTTCTGCTGTTGCATCGGGTTTGCCGTAGGCGATGTTCTCGCGGATCGTGCCGGAAAAGAGCGCGGGCTCCTGGAAAACCACGCCCACGGAGGCGCGTACGCGTTCAATGTCAGCGGAGGCGATGTCAGTCCCGCACACGGTGAGACGGCCGTCCTCGATCGGGTAAAGGCCAAGCAGGAGGTTAACCAGCGTGGATTTACCCCCGCCCGATTCGCCCACTAGCGCAATCTTTTCCCCGTGCCGGGCGGTAAAAGACACGTCTGTGAGAACCGGCTCGCCTTCGTTGTACGCAAAGGTGACATCGTCGAATCGCACCATCGGCTCAGCCTTGGGAAGTGCCGGGACCGCGGTTGTGTCCAGGTCCGGGACATCGGATGCCGCAGTCGCTGCTACCACTTGGCTGTTAGCGGATTCTTCGATCGGCTCGTCCATGACCTTGAAATAATCACGCGACCCAGCCACGGCGCGTTGCGCTGAATCGACTAACCAACTCATCATCTGGACGGGCATCTGGGTCATGGTGACCAGCTGCACCAACATCACCATGTCACCGATGGTGAATCGGCCCGTGACTGTCTCCCGGAACAGCAATAGGTAAATGCCGAAGAAGATCAAGTTCATGGCCATGCCGCGGGCGAAATCCATGGAGTGCCACCAGCGCGTTTGGGGCCTAGTAAGAGCAACGGTGTTTCCGTAGTGGCCACCGAATTCACTCAGTTCGCGGGTTTCCGCAACGAAGGACTTGGTCACCTTCACCTGGCCTACGACCTCAGCGAATCGCCCGTTGGCAAGGTCGATTTCCTGGTTC
This genomic window contains:
- a CDS encoding ABC transporter ATP-binding protein, yielding MQPLIRVLRSASALWPYYLGIVLISSVTAALSLVSPFILREATNTIVDAVRDGGESATDALTTICWLALALFAAQSLDTVMRNIGGYLGDVVSARIRQVLSTRYFAKLLSLPQKYFDGQITGTIIARLDRSIMNITQTVQSFSNTLLPMLLQVVAILGITAYFYWPLAVLLVLLFPIYLVLTALTSKRWQKFEKDKNQEIDLANGRFAEVVGQVKVTKSFVAETRELSEFGGHYGNTVALTRPQTRWWHSMDFARGMAMNLIFFGIYLLLFRETVTGRFTIGDMVMLVQLVTMTQMPVQMMSWLVDSAQRAVAGSRDYFKVMDEPIEESANSQVVAATAASDVPDLDTTAVPALPKAEPMVRFDDVTFAYNEGEPVLTDVSFTARHGEKIALVGESGGGKSTLVNLLLGLYPIEDGRLTVCGTDIASADIERVRASVGVVFQEPALFSGTIRENIAYGKPDATAEEITQVAKRANAHDFISGFTDGYDTVIGERGLRLSGGQKQRVAVARAMLKDAPVLVLDEATSALDTKSERAVQAGLDELMKDRTTIMIAHRLSTIAGVDTIITFKDGRIDEIGSPAELATSGGIYSELLALTASSSAADRKRLKAFGFKS